CGAAGAGCCATATTACCCCGTTAACACAGCAGAAGACCGTAAAAGGCTTGCGCTGTATCAGGAGGAAGCACAAAAACTGCCACAGGTCCATTTTACAGGCAGATTAGGGCAGTACAAGTACTATGATATGGATAAAGCCGTATTAGCTGCTCTTGAGATTTGCGATAAGGTCTTAAAGAGATAAAAGCTGATTTTTTACCTGTAAGTGAATATAAAACAAAGCTTCCCCTGAAATTATTCAGGAGAGGCTTTGTTTTTAGTGAATATCTTTGTGAATTGAGCTTGTATCTTTAATATCCTGCTACCCATTTGTCAGGAATTGACCAGCAACCGTCCTTTGCTGACTCTACAAGGGCATCCAGCAGCTGAGCTACACCGTTGTCCGTGCATGCCGGAATGTGCAGGTCCGCCGCAGGGAGTACCTCCGGAGTTGCGTTGGCGACAGCGGCACTAAGTCCGGTTGAGCCGAACATGGTTAAATCGTTTTCGCTGTCACCGATGGAGATGCTGTTTAAATCAGGCCAGCCTGCTTCATGCATAATATGCAAAGCTGCGGCATGCTTTCCGTGCCCTTTAGGGCCAATCTCAAGAAACTCTTCAGCTGTACGCACGCAGGCTAGGTCATATTTTGCGGCCAGTTCTCTAACAAAAGAGCATTTAGTTCTGTCACTTCTGTGTGAGTATGTCAGAACTTTGAAAACCTTACTGTTGTCCGGTGTTGCGCCCGACTGAGGAAGAATCTCACCTACATGCTTGTAAGACTGAATTTCGTCATCTGTTAAAGGAGATCTGGTCCAGATGCCTTCAGCTACGTAGCTTGCATAGTGGATTCCTTCTGCAAGTAGAATGTCTTCAATTTCTCTGTAGCTATCGACCGTCGGTCCATATGACATAAGAGTGTCATTTTTTATAAGCATTGAGCCGTTCACGCCGGAGTGAGGACCTTCAAGGTTCATCTCGCGTAGGAAGGAGTGAATACTTATAAGGTGCTTGCCAGTAATAAGAGATATCTTTCCACCGGCTTCAATATATCTGTTTATGGATTCAGTTGTTTCTTTGTTGATCTTTTGACCTGGATATATGAGCGTACTGTCAATATCACAAAACACCCATGGAAGAGACTTTTTATGTAGGTTGGATATCGATTTTACAAAGGCAGCCTGAGTTTTGCGTACAATTGGGAGTGTCCACTTAGTTGCCTCTCGTGTGTAGCTGTTATCTCCAAATCTGTTTCTGAACTCCACAATTCTTTGCCCGAAAGAATATGATTCTCCCAAAGGTGAAGTGCGGAAATCACAATAG
Above is a genomic segment from Desulfovibrio sp. UCD-KL4C containing:
- a CDS encoding HAD-IIB family hydrolase, which produces MKLSCKLKELFPNITKTEKQLLTEDLAGSFFPEGSTRFAHMQQASKTAERIATQTGLRDEEADRLITAALFHDVGYSEELKQTGFHPLDGAAFLAHAGAQEEVIEAVLWHSSTAHDIKALPEVENIYKNFPEPAESNQILKAVSYCDFRTSPLGESYSFGQRIVEFRNRFGDNSYTREATKWTLPIVRKTQAAFVKSISNLHKKSLPWVFCDIDSTLIYPGQKINKETTESINRYIEAGGKISLITGKHLISIHSFLREMNLEGPHSGVNGSMLIKNDTLMSYGPTVDSYREIEDILLAEGIHYASYVAEGIWTRSPLTDDEIQSYKHVGEILPQSGATPDNSKVFKVLTYSHRSDRTKCSFVRELAAKYDLACVRTAEEFLEIGPKGHGKHAAALHIMHEAGWPDLNSISIGDSENDLTMFGSTGLSAAVANATPEVLPAADLHIPACTDNGVAQLLDALVESAKDGCWSIPDKWVAGY